A single region of the Drosophila miranda strain MSH22 chromosome 2, D.miranda_PacBio2.1, whole genome shotgun sequence genome encodes:
- the LOC108156569 gene encoding protein Tube isoform X1 has protein sequence METQQTKNTLKLCCGVEEMRKCFYNAHRKAGQLETQTNNPNKGSETTPFHQKPREEHIVMAKANGWCGSSSKYTRTTELRRVEDNDIYKLATILDVNACWRKLMSIIPKGLDVQACSAAGAVKITANGGPKYTAQDISLIDGVAERLPPDQSISQVMIDEWKTSGKLNERPTVGVLLQLLVEAELFSAADFVALNFLNEPKPERPADGPAAHFSLELGDDMDVDTEATDASYLPNTAALNAAAQGSLGINLDYFDKHMVRRDKSVPQPSASVPPTAPPRSSRHQKNAASPSALTGTTSATATTPNIPNLTILNPSEQLQEPAQVEQPPPQNIPNLSILINSSAASMTTASTALENTSNGSSSTDPPNIPIITLLIDNPAEISGPVAADAVSANSTTTPTAASLNNLPMISALNLNAENGEAFHQDSGSTSSLSNDEDDDDDIDEEGDYADASLPNLSNSEQHNSNNDSSLTTVTGTSGDNSFELTNDSSSASNDDYASNIPNLSELQQ, from the exons ATGGAAACGCAACAGACAAAAAATACATTAAAGCTTTGTTGCGGCGTTGAAGAAATGCGAAAATGTTTCTATAACGCACATCGAAAGGCCGGACAATTGGAAACACAAACTAACAACCCGAACAAGGGTTCGGAAACAACACCCTTCCACCAGAAACCTCGAGAAGAGCACATCGTCATGGCGAAGGCGAACGGTTGGTGCGGAAGTTCCTCAAAATATACGCGCACCACAGAACTGCGGCGCGTCGAGGATAACGACATCTACAAGCTGGCCACAATTTTGGATGTCAATGCATGCTGGCGAAAGCTTATGTCGATCATACCCAAAGGCCTGGACGTGCAGGCCTGTAGCGCAGCCGGTGCGGTGAAGATTACTGCCAACGGCGGGCCAAAGTATACAGCTCAAGACATAAGCCTGATTGACGGAGTTGCGGAAAGGTTACCTCCCGATCAAAGCATTTCGCAGGTAATGATTGATGAGTGGAAAACTTCGGGGAAGCTAAACGAGCGCCCCACTGTCGGAGTGCTACTGCAGCTCCTAGTAGAAGCAGAGCTTTTCAGTGCAGCTGATTTCGTGGCGCTAAATTTCCTGAATG AGCCCAAACCTGAGCGCCCTGCTGATGGACCTGCGGCGCATTTCAGCCTAGAGCTCGGCGACGATATGGACGTGGACACCGAGGCGACGGATGCAAGCTATCTGCCCAACACAGCAGCATTGAATGCGGCTGCCCAAGGTAGTCTGGGAATCAACTTAGATTACTTTGACAAGCACATGGTGCGGCGCGACAAGAGTGTGCCGCAACCATCAGCGAGTGTTCCTCCCACAGCGCCGCCTCGTTCCTCGCGACATCAAAAGAACGCTGCCAGCCCTAGCGCCTTGACGGGCACCACATCTGCGACGGCAACCACTCCCAATATACCTAATCTAACAATCCTCAATCCCAGCGAACAACTACAGGAGCCGGCGCAGGTTGAGCAGCCGCCTCCACAAAATATCCCAAATCTGTCTATACTCATTAACAGCTCAGCAGCATCAATGACAACGGCTTCCACTGCGCTTGAGAATACGAGCAATGGAAGCAGCTCCACAGATCCACCCAACATACCAATAATCACTCTTTTAATTGATAACCCCGCCGAGATAAGCGGCCCTGTCGCTGCGGATGCTGTATCAGCCAATTCGACAACTACCCCTACGGCGGCAAGCCTCAATAATTTGCCAATGATAAGTGCTTTAAATTTGAACGCTGAGAATGGCGAAGCCTTCCATCAAGACAGTGGTAGCACAAGCAGTTTGAGTAACGACGaagatgacgatgacgacatAGACGAAGAGGGAGACTACGCCGATGCATCCCTGCCAAACCTAAGCAATTCCGAGCAGCACAACTCAAACAACGACTCCAGTCTGACGACGGTCACTGGTACAAGCGGTGATAATAGCTTTGAACTAACCAACGACTCCAGCTCAGCTTCGAACGATGATTATGCCAGCAACATTCCGAACTTGAGTGAATTGCAGCAgtag
- the LOC108156569 gene encoding protein Tube isoform X2, which produces MDVDTEATDASYLPNTAALNAAAQGSLGINLDYFDKHMVRRDKSVPQPSASVPPTAPPRSSRHQKNAASPSALTGTTSATATTPNIPNLTILNPSEQLQEPAQVEQPPPQNIPNLSILINSSAASMTTASTALENTSNGSSSTDPPNIPIITLLIDNPAEISGPVAADAVSANSTTTPTAASLNNLPMISALNLNAENGEAFHQDSGSTSSLSNDEDDDDDIDEEGDYADASLPNLSNSEQHNSNNDSSLTTVTGTSGDNSFELTNDSSSASNDDYASNIPNLSELQQ; this is translated from the coding sequence ATGGACGTGGACACCGAGGCGACGGATGCAAGCTATCTGCCCAACACAGCAGCATTGAATGCGGCTGCCCAAGGTAGTCTGGGAATCAACTTAGATTACTTTGACAAGCACATGGTGCGGCGCGACAAGAGTGTGCCGCAACCATCAGCGAGTGTTCCTCCCACAGCGCCGCCTCGTTCCTCGCGACATCAAAAGAACGCTGCCAGCCCTAGCGCCTTGACGGGCACCACATCTGCGACGGCAACCACTCCCAATATACCTAATCTAACAATCCTCAATCCCAGCGAACAACTACAGGAGCCGGCGCAGGTTGAGCAGCCGCCTCCACAAAATATCCCAAATCTGTCTATACTCATTAACAGCTCAGCAGCATCAATGACAACGGCTTCCACTGCGCTTGAGAATACGAGCAATGGAAGCAGCTCCACAGATCCACCCAACATACCAATAATCACTCTTTTAATTGATAACCCCGCCGAGATAAGCGGCCCTGTCGCTGCGGATGCTGTATCAGCCAATTCGACAACTACCCCTACGGCGGCAAGCCTCAATAATTTGCCAATGATAAGTGCTTTAAATTTGAACGCTGAGAATGGCGAAGCCTTCCATCAAGACAGTGGTAGCACAAGCAGTTTGAGTAACGACGaagatgacgatgacgacatAGACGAAGAGGGAGACTACGCCGATGCATCCCTGCCAAACCTAAGCAATTCCGAGCAGCACAACTCAAACAACGACTCCAGTCTGACGACGGTCACTGGTACAAGCGGTGATAATAGCTTTGAACTAACCAACGACTCCAGCTCAGCTTCGAACGATGATTATGCCAGCAACATTCCGAACTTGAGTGAATTGCAGCAgtag
- the LOC108156284 gene encoding contactin has translation MPLKGGLLAGLFLRLLVLATAQQPGDLPKGQLEQGPPMQPQAYQPSYNKDYSPRYNPLYTGQQSNPDTTQYDNPLLDKQNPNSYNTYYDGNRQMGVGVGGGGGGGGIGGLGGSNIGGPGNSLGGGLGGLGPQYDPFNRNSISAGGVSYRDMYSDEDNFCPEYWVSFRQTCYRFIRSPKRNWAEAKKICKAYNADLLNVDNLEKHAFILKNLILQNHRQNRFFISARQTGPQNWVNDDNTQLVQIEDSFAFDEEQPWENEDLHDNRFLVQNDLISRNRNLNNPNQFYNAVPGNVNQRNQNNLRGFIGPNQPFGDNGYVRDRVVYAYSKKRDRWMFMPAYEIELNLFICESRVLYSPDNVNIKLDDKRPYHYGLDIRDIERIPRGPYFVKQPNDTTFDVNKNRLINDVTLSCLAGGFPTPSYYWYREVYVNDTLEYQKIDPLAQDRYTISGGNLIIYAPKQALDQGAYHCVAENKFGRIRSESAHLNFGFIMEFNLKRSAETSEMNWGKSIFCDPPQHYPDVRYYWARDYFPNFVEEDQRVFVSRDGALYFSFIETVDRANYSCTVQTLVSDTGRNGPFFALRVTPNSNYQALIFANTFPKVFPEAPVAGNEIRLECMAFGYPIPSYNWTRKGLPLQRNAYTANYGRVLIIQNATTNDNGEYSCTISNPRKTLEKSIYINIQMRPEFTIPLKDMIKDYNSDVTFICEAFSIPDANYTWYKNAERLDPLTINRDRYVIQDNVLTIKFLEREKDEGMYQCGAQNQLKTSFSSAQLRVLSMKPSFKKHPLESEIYAVYNGNTTIVCDPEAAPRPKFQWKKDGQLLGSGGHRRILPSGTLIISPTSRDDEGMYTCSASNQAGTDESHARVIVLQEIRFIQTPPQRIVSKEHDLIYLHCEAAYDELLDIAYVWKHNGEILKNNHDGTERIIVNWNRLTVHNTTMRDAGDYECVVKSAVNEISSKTSVVIEGAPGAPGGVQVIQISKTKAIIEWVDGANNGRAIRYYNILGRTNWNRTWVNVSTHVQAREVDRYTSRQQAEVVNLTPWSAYEFSVTAVNDLGIGTPSAPSPIYSTYEDKPYIAPRNVGGGGGKIGDLTITWDPLLPEEQHSHGIRYKVFWKLKGALEWATDEITKQNMGVAVVNIPLNNYYTEYEVKVQAINSIGKGPESDVAIIHSAEDMPQVAPQKPFAMPFNSTCFNVTWSPIDMSRENIRGKLIGHRLKYWKTTHQEEDSVYYLSRTTRNWALIVGLQPDTYYFVKVMAYNAAGEGPESERFEERTYRKAPQKPPSSVHVYGINPSTVRVVWRYVSPSQDEEPIEGYKVRIWETDQNMITANNTIVKVGQKLESYINTLTPGKSYNMRVLAFSNGGDGRMSSPTLRFQMGKTTRNAANTHYGHNINTALIMSVLLFITTFFYTNH, from the exons ATGCCACTGAAAGGCGGCCTTTTGGCCGGCTTGTTCCTGCGATTACTTGTCCTGGCAACGGCCCAGCAGCCTGGAGACCTCCCGAAGGGCCAACTGGAGCAGGGACCGCCTATGCAGCCCCAGGCATATCAGCCCAGCTATAACAAGGACTACTCGCCGCGCTACAATCCGCTTTACACTGGGCAGCAATCGAATCCGGATACCACGCAATACGACAATCCCTTGCTGGACAAGCAGAACCCAAACAGCTACAACACTTACTACGATGGCAATCGGCAGATGGGCGTCGGTGTCGggggcggaggcggaggcggaggcatCGGAGGCCTCGGAGGCAGCAACATAGGCGGACCTGGGAACAGTCTGGGCGGCGGCTTGGGGGGACTGGGTCCCCAATACGATCCCTTCAATCGAAACAGTATTAGTGCAGGCGGAGTCAGCTATCGGGACATGTACAGCGACGAAGATAACTTTTGTCCAGAGTATTGGGTTTCGTTTAGGCAAACGTGCTACCGCTTCATACGCTCGCCGAAGCGCAATTGGGCGGAGGCGAAGAAGATTTGCAAGGCCTACAATGCGGATCTGCTCAACGTGGACAATCTGGAGAAGCACGCGTTCATACTCAAGAATCTCATATTGCAGAACCATCGGCAGAATCGCTTCTTCATCTCCGCTCGCCAGACAGGACCCCAGAATTGGGTCAATGACGACAACACTCAGCTGGTGCAGATCGAGGACTCATTTGCCTTTGACGAAGAGCAGCCCTGGGAGAACGAGGATCTGCACGACAACAGATTTCTGGTGCAAAACGACCTCATCAGCCGGAATCGGAATCTAAACAATCCCAATCAGTTTTACAATGCAGTTCCTGGCAATGTTAACCAACGAAATCAGAACAATCTGCGTGGCTTCATCG GTCCCAACCAGCCTTTTGGAGACAACGGCTATGTGCGTGACCGCGTCGTCTATGCCTACTCAAAGAAGCGGGATCGGTGGATGTTTATGCCGGCCTACGAGATCGAATTGAATCTGTTCATCTGCGAGTCCCGGGTGCTGTACAGTCCGGACAATGTCAATATCAAGCTGGACGACAAGCGTCCATATCACTATGGTCTGGACATAAGGGACATAGAGCGCATACCGCGCGGACCGTACTTTGTCAAGCAGCCTAATGACACCACCTTTGACGTTAACAAGAATCGTCTGATCAACGATGTGACACTGAGCTGCCTGGCCGGCGGCTTCCCCACTCCGTCGTACTACTGGTACCGTGAAGTGTATGTGAATGATACGTTGGAGTACCAGAAGATTGACCCCTTGGCTCAGGATCGCTATACGATATCGGGTGGCAATCTGATCATATACGCGCCTAAGCAGGCCCTCGACCAGGGAGCGTACCACTGCGTGGCGGAGAACAAGTTCGGCCGCATCCGGTCGGAGAGTGCGCACTTGAACTTTGGGTTCATCATGGAGTTTAATCTGAAGCGTTCGGCGGAGACCAGCGAGATGAACTGGGGAAAGTCTATATTCTGCGACCCGCCACAGCACTACCCAGACGTTCGCTACTACTGGGCCCGTGACTATTTCCCGAACTTTGTGGAGGAGGACCAGCGGGTGTTTGTCTCCCGCGATGGAGCCCTCTACTTCTCATTCATCGAGACTGTGGACAGGGCCAACTATTCGTGCACGGTGCAGACTCTGGTATCGGACACGGGTCGCAATGGGCCCTTCTTCGCCCTGCGCGTCACGCCCAACAGCAACTACCAGGCTCTGATATTTGCCAACACCTTCCCAAAGGTCTTCCCGGAGGCACCAGTGGCCGGTAATGAAATACGCCTGGAGTGCATGGCCTTCGGCTATCCCATTCCCTCATACAATTGGACGCGCAAGGGCTTGCCATTGCAGCGCAATGCCTACACGGCCAACTACGGGCGCGTTCTGATCATTCAGAACGCGACAACCAACGACAATGGCGAGTACAGCTGTACCATTAGCAATCCGCGCAAGACACTGGAGAagagcatctacataaacatCCAGATGCGACCCGAGTTTACGATCCCTCTGAAAGATATGATCAAGGACTACAACAGCGATGTGACCTTTATCTGCGAGGCGTTTTCCATTCCCGACGCCAACTACACGTGGTACAAAAACGCCGAGCGCCTCGACCCGCTGACCATTAATCGGGATCGGTATGTGATCCAGGATAATGTGTTGACCATCAAATTTctggagagagagaaggaTGAGGGCATGTATCAGTGTGGAGCCCAGAACCAGCTGAAGACCTCATTCTCCTCGGCCCAGTTGCGAGTGCTCTCCATGAAGCCATCCTTCAAAAAGCACCCACTCGAGTCCGAGATCTATGCCGTTTATAACGGCAACACAACGATCGTCTGCGACCCCGAAGCAGCTCCGCGACCAAAGTTCCAGTGGAAAAAAGACGGTCAGCTCCTAGGCTCGGGTGGACATCGTCGCATCTTGCCCAGCGGCACATTGATCATATCGCCCACCTCTCGCGACGATGAGGGCATGTACACCTGCAGTGCCTCAAACCAGGCCGGTACAGACGAGTCCCATGCTCGCGTCATTGTGCTTC AGGAAATACGCTTCATCCAAACACCACCCCAGCGCATCGTCTCCAAGGAACACGATCTGATCTACCTTCACTGCGAGGCCGCCTATGATGAGCTGTTGGACATTGCCTATGTCTGGAAGCACAATGGGGAGATTCTAAAGAACAACCACGACGGCACTGAGCGCATT ATTGTCAACTGGAACAGGTTGACGGTGCACAACACCACCATGCGGGATGCAGGCGACTATGAGTGTGTCGTCAAGTCGGCCGTAAATGAAATCAGCAGCAAGACCAGCGTGGTGATAGAGGGGGCACCCGGCGCCCCAGGCGGCGTTCAGGTTATTCAGATTAGCAAGACGAAGGCGATCATCGAGTGGGTGGACGGAGCGAACAATGGTCGGGCCATCCGCTACTACAACATCCTGGGTCGGACCAATTGGAACCGTACCTGGGTAAATGTGTCGACGCATGTGCAGGCCCGTGAAGTCGATCGCTACACATCGCGGCAGCAGGCCGAGGTGGTAAACCTGACTCCCTGGTCGGCCTACGAGTTCAGTGTTACTGCTGTGAACGACCTGGGCATAGGCACGCCCTCAGCTCCCTCGCCCATCTACAGCACGTATGAGGACAAGCCCTACATAGCGCCAAGGAATGTGGGAGGCGGCGGTGGCAAGATCGGCGATCTGACCATCACCTGGGATCCCCTGTTGCCGGAGGAGCAGCACAGCCACGGCATACGCTACAAGGTATTTTGGAAATTAAAGGGCGCCCTAGAGTGGGCAACCGACGAGATAACGAAACAAAACATGGGCGTGGCCGTGGTCAACATTCCGCTCAACAACTACTACACCGAATACGAAGTCAAGGTGCAGGCCATAAACAGCATTGGCAAGGGGCCAGAAAGTGATGTCGCTATTATTCATTCTGCAGAGGATATGCCCCAGGTGGCTCCGCAGAAACCGTTCGCTATGCCTTTCAATTCGACCTGCTTCAACGTCACTTGGTCACCCATTGACATGTCTCGCGAGAATATCCGCGGCAAGCTGATTGGTCATCGG TTGAAGTACTGGAAGACAACACACCAAGAGGAAGATTCCGTGTACTACCTCTCACGGACAACAAGAAATTGGGCGCTGATAGTCGGTCTGCAACCAGACACCTATTACTTTGTCAAAGTGATGGCCTACAATGCTGCGGGCGAGGGACCCGAGAGCGAACGATTCGAAG AACGCACATATCGCAAGGCGCCACAGAAGCCGCCATCTTCGGTGCATGTTTATGGAATAAATCCATCCACCGTTCGAGTTGTATGGCGATACGTATCACCCTCGCAGGACGAAGAGCCGATTGAAGGCTACAAG GTTCGCATTTGGGAAACGGATCAGAACATGATTACTGCCAACAACACGATCGTGAAAGTGGGACAAAAGCTAGAGTCGTACATCAATACCCTCACGCCTGGCAAGAGTTACAACATGCGTGTGCTGGCCTTCAGCAACGGAGGCGACGGTCGGATGTCCAGTCCCACGCTGCGCTTCCAAATGGGCAAGACCACGCGTAATGCCGCAAACACGCACTATGGCCATAACATTAATACGGCGCTGATCATGAGCGTGTTGCTCTTTATCACTACTTTCTTTTACACAAATCACTAA
- the LOC108157392 gene encoding sideroflexin-1-3: MTPLPRVDIDQPKYDQSTYVGRAKHFLLVTNPLNVLATNTKLEQARQIVLKYRAGKEVTECRTIEDVWKAKYLYDSAFHPETGDKQIIIGRMSAQMPMNMLITGGMMAFYKSTGAVVFWQWMNQTFNAIVNYTNRSGTSPLSNSQLLTSYCLATGGALATALSLNRAVKNMNPLVGRMVPLVAVAAANCINIPCMRMQEIRNGVVLLDEKNAEVGVSKKAACVGISAVIVSRICMALPGMTLTPMLMNLLERRGFLAKYPKSNAPIQTLFCGFVLIFATPLGCAFFKQRAAIKVASLEPEVRENIEKKRPELDTVWYNKGL; the protein is encoded by the exons ATGACCCCACTGCCCCGTGTTGATATTGACCAGCCCAAATATGACCAGAGCacttatgtgggcagggcaaAGCATTTCTTGCTTGTTACCAATCCGCTCAACGTGCTGGCCACCAACACGAAGCTGGAGCAGGCCCGCCAGATCGTGTTGAAGTACAGAGCTGGCAAGGAGGTGACTGAGTGCCGAACGATTGAGGATGTGTGGAAAGCAAAGTACCTGTATGATTCGGCCTTTCACCCGGAGACGGGAGATAAGCAAATCATAATTGGCCGCATGTCGGCTCAAATGCCCATGAACATGCTGATCACTGGCG GAATGATGGCTTTTTACAAAAGCACGGGCGCCGTTGTCTTCTGGCAGTGGATGAATCAAACCTTCAACGCCATTGTCAACTACACAAACCGCTCGGGTACTTCGCCCCTCAGCAACTC GCAACTTTTGACCTCGTACTGCCTGGCCACCGGCGGAGCACTGGCCACGGCGCTCTCTCTCAATCGGGCCGTAAAGAACATGAATCCACTGGTGGGTCGTATGGTGCCTCTCGTAGCTGTGGCCGCCGCCAACTGCATAAACATTCCCTGCATGCGAATGCA GGAGATTCGCAACGGAGTCGTATTGCTGGATGAGAAGAACGCCGAGGTGGGCGTGTCCAAGAAGGCCGcttgtgttggcatatcggcGGTAATAGTGAGTCGAATTTGCATGGCCCTGCCAGGAATGA CGTTGACTCCGATGCTCATGAACTTGCTTGAAAGGAGGGGCTTCCTAGCCAAATACCCGAAATCGAATGCTCCTATCCAAACCCTATTCTGCGGTTTCGTGCTCATATTTGCCACACCACTGGGCTGTGCGTTCTTCAAACAGCGGGCTGCCATCAAGGTGGCAAGCTTGGAACCCGAGGTTCGCGAAAATATTGAGAAGAAACGTCCCGAACTAGACACCGTCTGGTACAACAAGGGCTTGTAA
- the LOC108157329 gene encoding probable sodium/potassium/calcium exchanger CG1090, translating to MIVRRRSRRARMWNMGLLFLIYYCVSIYSAKGDTREGSALPLDVGSLAEDEGDAEANGEVTTEMNPELESTTPFDAPKATEATHLHGAVPTWRPRRDNCTPPAIEQFPQPLMNKWARQHGGLILHILVAVYTFFGLAIVCDEYFVASLDRLCEELKLSPDVAGATFMAAGSSAPELATVVIGVFFAKDDIGISGVIGSAVFNIMFVISVCALCSGTVCQLNWWPLVRDCFFYCVSILVMLIIIFNDVISCFESVVMLLCYVGYCVALHFNTELERWALGLNLPFKLPSKEEQSALVTYKNVPESSYTQGSAGQGQQQQTSMSKESSDGVDATITQPQGEYQNYSDTNASWDPNSAWGEENQPKPAAASARPSQPPVDDWGMGQFSQGQGQGQENMAYNSDQPESVVTGEAAAASASAGAGAGASAAKGPVVGAPAPTGVDTGYYKSTDKQREPRPDPLMRPTEAGLPALVAWYVVYPIHFLCKKTMPDCRQQQFRNWYPFTFLLSMVWISFYSYFMVWMITVIGSTLAIPDTVMGLTFVAAGVSVPDALSSIAVIKEGYGDMAVSNAIGSNVFDILVCLGLPWFIQTAIIKPGSHVNVISKGLAYSTLSLFSTVVFLILSTHLNGWKLDKRLGIILMLWYLFFITLASLYELNVFGYMNPPECPSTF from the exons ATCGTACGTCGCCGGTCCCGTCGCGCCCGTATGTGGAACATGGGTCTGCTCTTCCTGATCTACTACTGCGTCAGCATCTACTCGGCCAAGGGCGACACCAGGGAGGGATCGGCGCTACCACTGGACGTGGGCAGCCTGGCCGAGGATGAAGGCGATGCCGAAGCTAATGGAGAAGTAACTACCGAGATGAATCCAGAGCTCGAGAGCACCACGCCATTTGAT GCCCCGAAAGCCACCGAGGCCACTCACTTGCATGGAGCCGTCCCGACCTGGCGTCCCAGGCGCGACAATTGCACCCCGCCGGCCATCGAGCAGTTTCCTCAGCCACTGATGAACAAGTGGGCGCGCCAGCACGGCGGACTTATCCTGCACATCCTGGTGGCCGTCTACACCTTCTTTGGCCTGGCCATCGTGTGCGACGAGTACTTCGTGGCCAGCCTGGACCGTTTGTGCGAAG AGCTAAAGCTTTCTCCGGATGTGGCTGGCGCCACATTCATGGCTGCCGGCAGCTCGGCCCCCGAACTGGCCACCGTGGTCATAGGGGTGTTCTTCGCCAAGGACGACATTGGGATCAGCGGAGTCATCGGCTCGGCGGTGTTCAATATTATGTTCGTGATATCAGTCTGTGCCCTGTGCTCGGGAACCGTTTGCCAGCTGAACTGGTGGCCACTGGTGCGGGACTGCTTCTTCTACTGCGTTTCTATCCTGGTCATGCTGATCATTATCTTTAACGACGTCATCTCTTGT TTCGAGTCCGTGGTGATGCTGCTCTGCTATGTGGGATACTGTGTGGCCCTCCACTTCAACACGGAGCTGGAGCGCTGGGCCCTCGGGCTGAACTTGCCGTTTAAGCTGCCCAGCAAGGAGGAGCAGTCGGCCTTGGTGACCTACAAGAATGTTCCCGAGAGCTCCTACACCCAGGGCAGTGCAGGACAgggacaacagcaacagacgAGCATGTCCAAGGAGTCCAGCGATGGCGTGGACGCCACTATCACCCAACCCCAGGGCGAATATCAGAACTACAGCGACACCAATGCCAGCTGGGACCCGAATTCCGCCTGGGGCGAGGAGAACCAACCGAAGCCAGCGGCCGCCAGTGCCAGGCCAAGCCAACCACCGGTCGACGACTGGGGTATGGGGCAGTTCAGTCAAGGCCAGGGACAGGGCCAGGAGAACATGGCTTACAACTCCGATCAGCCCGAGTCTGTTGTGACGGGCGAGGCTGCGGCTGCGTCGGCGTCCGCGGGTGCGGGTGCAGGTGCAAGTGCGGCTAAAGGCCCAGTGGTGGGCGCCCCTGCTCCCACTGGCGTTGACACTGGCTACTACAAGTCGACGGACAAGCAGCGCGAGCCCCGCCCAGATCCCCTAATGCGACCGACGGAGGCCGGTCTTCCAGCGCTGGTTGCCTGGTATGTAGTGTATCCGATACACTTCCTGTGCAAGAAGACGATGCCCGactgccggcagcagcagtTCCGCAACTGGTATCCGTTCACGTTCCTGCTATCGATGGTTTGGATCTCGTTCTACTCGTACTTTATGGTGTGGATGATCACCGTGATCGGGTCCACCCTGGCCATCCCCGACACCGTGATGGGCCTCACCTTCGTGGCTGCTGGCGTTTCTGTGCCGGATGCCCTAAGCTCAATAGCCGTTATCAAAGAGGGCTACGGCGACATGGCCGTGTCGAATGCGATTGGCTCGAATGTCTTTGATATCCTAGTGTGCTTAGGTCTTCCATGGTTCATACAAACGGCCATCATAAAGCCCGGCTCGCACGTGAATGTCATCTCCAAGG GTCTCGCCTACTCGACGCTCTCGCTCTTCTCTACCGTCGTCTTCCTGATCCTCTCGACGCACCTGAACGGCTGGAAGCTGGACAAGCGCCTGGGTATAATTCTGATGCTCTGGTACCTGTTCTTCATCACGCTGGCGTCGCTCTATGAATTGAATGTCTTTGGCTATATGAACCCACCAGAGTGTCCCA GCACTTTCTAA